One genomic window of Inquilinus sp. KBS0705 includes the following:
- a CDS encoding restriction endonuclease subunit S has translation MAAKKVKVCNVPNLRFPGFEEEWKKEKVGGLCDFIVPGRNKPTIFNGNIPWITTPDITHNQVVFASKKGLSISKEEAKKVGSKIIPEKSIIISCVGELGLVAIAGTEMVINQQLHAFLPKKIEYRFLLYCLGNQKKYMEKIATKTAVPYMNKDNCNSIPITFPSLPEQKEISSFLSLIDERIQTQ, from the coding sequence ATGGCAGCAAAAAAAGTTAAAGTATGCAATGTTCCAAATTTGAGATTCCCGGGATTTGAGGAAGAGTGGAAAAAGGAAAAAGTAGGAGGATTGTGCGATTTTATAGTACCGGGTAGGAACAAACCAACTATCTTCAATGGAAATATACCATGGATTACAACTCCGGACATTACCCATAATCAAGTTGTGTTTGCTTCAAAAAAAGGTCTGTCAATTTCAAAAGAAGAAGCTAAAAAGGTAGGCTCCAAAATTATTCCAGAAAAATCAATCATCATTTCATGTGTTGGTGAACTAGGCTTGGTTGCTATTGCTGGAACAGAAATGGTTATAAATCAACAATTACATGCTTTCTTACCAAAGAAAATAGAATATCGGTTTTTACTTTATTGTTTAGGGAATCAAAAAAAATATATGGAAAAAATTGCAACTAAAACTGCTGTTCCATATATGAATAAGGATAATTGCAATTCAATACCTATAACTTTTCCAAGCTTACCGGAACAAAAAGAAATTTCCTCTTTCCTATCACTAATTGATGAAAGAATCCAAACCCAAAA